From a region of the Candida albicans SC5314 chromosome 1, complete sequence genome:
- a CDS encoding uncharacterized protein (Ortholog of S. cerevisiae : YIL156W-B, C. glabrata CBS138 : CAGL0H06732g, C. dubliniensis CD36 : Cd36_06600, C. parapsilosis CDC317 : CPAR2_208850 and Candida tenuis NRRL Y-1498 : CANTEDRAFT_116509) — protein sequence MSVGKLTHYAIDLVLISVILAGIHRNTGLQFDTSHFSSVDFRRWFGNYLSFGESCYDKIVSMLKWSGYFKQNNLIFDYVNKEANKFIKEQTGRDLDDFKQKSS from the exons ATGAGT GTAGGTAAATTAACCCATTATGCAATAGATTTAGTATTGATCTCGGTGATATTGGCTGGGATCCATAGAAATACTGGTCTACAATTTGATACATCACATTTTCTGCTGGTAGATTTCCGTCGTTGGTTTGGTAATTATTTATCATTTGGAGAATCTTGTTatgataaaattgtttcaatgtTAAAATGGAGTGGttatttcaaacaaaataatttgatttttgattacGTTAATAAGGAAGCTAATAAATTCATAAAAGAACAAACTGGTAGAGATTTAGATGACTTTAAGCAAAAATCATCTTAA